The Salmo salar chromosome ssa02, Ssal_v3.1, whole genome shotgun sequence genome segment TGTCATTTTTAGTATTGAGTTGTTCTATGGTCACTGTTCCCAGAAAAATATGTAAATCTGTAGCATTTTGTCACCATCCAAACGCTTTGTTGGCTATTTGGGATCCTCGTTGCGGTAGTTGGATAGAAGTCATTACTTTAATACAATTCTACACAACTTCATGCACACAATTTAGAAGACTACAAACAGTTCATATAGTCTGAAGAGCTATATTTGTTTAAATGTAAGCAGTAGTCCCTCTTTATTTaattggcgagagagagagagagagagagagagagagagagagagagagagagagagagagagagagagacgtagttGATTTGTGATTTGTTGATTTTGTGATATGTTGATTTGCAGTGTTGGTTAACACCTTCATCTGTCTCACTGCCACAGTAATATATTCAAACTAGAACCTGGATTGGCATTGTCGATTCTATTAAAAACGTAGACTATCCCCATTTACACATTAGTTCTATTGAATGTAAATGATAGTGTAACAACATGTTGTGGGAGGTTCCTCTGTTCCACCGTTGTTGGTTGGTTTAATGTGGCTGGGTGATGATGCACCTGTTGCATATTGTTAAAGTCAGGTTCAGTACCATGTCAGTTGAGGGATGAGCGTCACGTCGAAGTGACGTAAGACAATGCCTTTTGCAATGATCATGTTGTTGTCTCAATTACTTTAGTTGAATACACTTATGTTATTATAaggcactctggataagagtctctgCTTAATCAGTGCTTCTCATCTTTGGGTAGCAGTACCCTGTGAGGGTGTCTGCCAACCTGGCCTGTACACAGGGTACTTGGAAAGGACCCATACGCCTAACGATCAGTTGTACAGGAGGAGTGGGGTACTTCAGGCAGATCAAAATGTGGTTGGGGGGGTACAGTATCCAAAAAAGGTTACGAAACCCTGTGCCAACTGATTGTAtggttgcttcccaaatggcaacctattcctatagtgcactacttctgcaGTGCTCTATAAAGTCAGTGAATgttgtgccatttgagacacatatAACGTAAAATGTCTAAACTGACTTTTGTCCTTCTGTGCCACATCATCTCCCTCCGCCTTACCTGCAGAGATCCCAGGGGTGAGCTCAGGGTGCCAGGGAGGCTGTCTGACCTGCTCTGATTATAATGGCTGTCTGTCCTGTAAGCCCCGCCTCTTTATCTTCCTGGAGAGAAATGGGATGAGGCAGATCGGAGTGTGTCTGCCTTCCTGTCCCAGCGGTTTCTACGGCACCCGCTCGCCAGACAGAAACACATGCACAAGTAAGTTGCATGACTATTACCAAAGACGTTTATAACCTACCTCTACTTTTACACTAAGGGACGGTTTACAtagacagattaagcctagtcctagacTTAAAAGCTATTTCAACTGAGAATCTCCATgcgttttagtccaggactaggcttaatgtgTATCTGGGAAACCAGCCTGTAGTGTTTTAGTGTATGTATTAAGTCTATTTGGTATCACTGCATGCCAGTCACTCCAAATGCATGATCTTCTATTGTTTTGCACAATAAAATCTCATAAAGAGATGTGCATCTATGTGCAGCCAATTGTCCTGTTTTAGAGTGCTGCTCATTCTAACATACTGCATGTTCAACAAATCACTTCAAGAGCAACATAAACGTGCAGgctgttgactgactgactgggtgtttcagagtgcaGGCCGGAGTGTGATTCTTGCTTCAATAAGAACCTTTGCATGCGGTGCCGAGCGGGGTACTATCTCCACCTGGGCAAGTGTCAGGAGAGCTGCCCAGAGAGCCTGGTCTGCAGCGACACACAAAGGGAATGTGTTCCCAGTGAGTAGAATATTAGACTCTTACGTTATTATCAAGTCCTGATGGTGTTGGTGTTAGACACGTTACAAagaggggacagtgtagtgtattAGCGTTACATATTTGTTTCTGTCTCAATCACATGATGTAAAATGTGGAGTTAAAATAACGTATCGTATTGCATTTGGTTTTCTTCGAATGGAAGAATGCAGTTAAATGTAATTGTAAAGGTCTTtgttgtgtgtgttgatgtgattTGACTCCAGTGCAGGTGTAATAttatgtatgtgttggtgtttCAGAGTGTCCTGCGGACTGTGATGCCTGTCTGATCAATGACACATGTACGAGGTGCAGACCAGGCCTGTACCTGCTGCTGGGGAAGTGTCACCACGTCTGTCCAGAAGAGTCTGAACCAAACGACAAACTTATGGAGTGTTCCCTTCAAGGTGAGCTCCAGAACAAGGAGGAGAGAGTgtttaccagtggaggctggtggggagatctgaggatgggctcattggGCTGGAAAGGAAAAGTAtggaacacatcaaacacatggtgtgTTTAGTATCTAGCCAAAATAATAAGCCCAACCTCTGATTTGAAGTGGCACTAGCCTCCACTGGTGTTAACTTCAAGTGCTTTACAGTGTCTTTGCCCTTCTATATGTGAGTTTTGGTTGTGAATATCTTTGGACTCTGCCTCTTGTAACATACAGTGTgtgtctccccctctttcttaATCATTTGTGCAGTGCACTGCGAGGTGGGTGAGTGGGGCGAGTGGAGCCCCTGCTCCCGGTCAGGGAAAACCTGTGGATTTAAATGGGGTGAGGAGACGAGGACCAGGGAAGTTGTCCAGTTCCCTTCTGCCTACGGAAAACCCTGTCCCCCCATCTGGGAAAAGAAAGAGTGTGTCCTCAAGAGGAGGCGATGTCCAGGTAAATACTATAATAACTATACGGTAATCATCAGCAGTAGGACAGGTCACTATCTCCATTGTGAGTGCAGTTGTAGACTAGAGTTCCGGAACCAACTTTGTCTCTAGACTATAATCTGAAATGACTGGTCAGTCATctgccactcctctcctctccttaaggGACCTGAATTGTTGACTTTAAGGATATGCATTGTGGTTAGTGGATAATGGTGAAATGCCTGTGTGTTGTTGCTCCAACGCTTCGTATCCAGACTTTACGGATTATAAAAATATGTCAAAACCCTCAATTTTTCCCCGTAAACATTGATTTGATGATTTCTAATGAATTACCAAAAATATGTTTTCAACCGAAGCCAAACAGAAAGAATGTTTGTAAGAAGGAGTTGGGGGTCATAAAAACATATTTGCTTGTCCCTTATTATATTTGTATGTGGTTTGTTTGTCATTGGTGGCTGAGGGGAGACTGATCCTTCAGCAGGCCCTGACTGTAGTGTTAAGGGTCAGATAACAGGCCCTCAGCCCCCGAGCCCCCAGCTCCCCAGCCCCCCAGGCCCCCGAGCCCCCCAGGCCCCCAGCCCACCAGGCCCCAGACCCCCAGGGTCTCCAGGCAGCCTTACTTACAGCACAAACACAACCCCTCAGTAGTGATTCAGCAGAAAAGTTTACTGTGAAGCAGAAACACACAGACTCCTCAAACATCCTCCCTTGGGGAGCCATGAGGCGACGAGGGGAATCAGCATTAGTTTAGACTAATAACAGCagctgccaacacacacacagatctgaaTACACACGCACATCAACATGTCCCTTTAAAAACCATAGGTGGTCATTTGTAAAGAGTCCTGGTTGGGT includes the following:
- the LOC106579240 gene encoding R-spondin-3 translates to MQLQLISFVLILTCMEYTDCQQQPSRHRQHKQIPGVSSGCQGGCLTCSDYNGCLSCKPRLFIFLERNGMRQIGVCLPSCPSGFYGTRSPDRNTCTKCRPECDSCFNKNLCMRCRAGYYLHLGKCQESCPESLVCSDTQRECVPKCPADCDACLINDTCTRCRPGLYLLLGKCHHVCPEESEPNDKLMECSLQVHCEVGEWGEWSPCSRSGKTCGFKWGEETRTREVVQFPSAYGKPCPPIWEKKECVLKRRRCPGQGKGRKGERRGERRNRDNRRDKDSQDESRRERKKDRERERGETGDREDSENRNKTEQRRRRGQNRDPVVSPEGGGPTQ